Part of the Palaemon carinicauda isolate YSFRI2023 unplaced genomic scaffold, ASM3689809v2 scaffold95, whole genome shotgun sequence genome, GCTAAGCGACAGGACGGAAGCGGACGCGATTCGGAGCGTCAGCGTCAGTGACAGGCAGACGCTAGGCGTCAGCGTGACGACACACGCCAGTTAACCCATGACACTGCGGAGCGTCAGCGTGACGACACGCCAGTCAACCCATGACACCGGGGAGCATCAGCGTCAGCGGCAGGGAGACGTTACGCGTCAGTCGACCCATGACACggcggagcgtcagcgtcagccGCAGGCAGACGTTACGcgtcagtcaacccatgacacGGCGGAGCGTCAGCCAGACGCTACCCATGACACCGCACGTCAGTCTGCCCACGACGGCACATGGTAATCAACCCACGACTCCACGCGTCAGCCAATCCATGACGCTACACGTCAGTTGACTCTGGTCGCCTCGCGTTAGTTGGATGCTATTTCACAAACCTAACGTGACAACAAACGCAAGGCTAGTGATTGTCAGACGGATGGGAATATTGGACAGCGCAAGTGCGCCCATGTCAGCGCTGACGCGTCTGCACAGGAACGCCGTCTCTCTGAACAAGGCACTACTGCAGTGGCTGAATTTTCGGAGGAAGAGCCGGATGAGGTTTCCTCCCCGGAGGAACAGTTGGACGATATTTCGGAGGGAGAAGAGGATAAACCGCCTCAACATTTGGTGGACCTCAAGAAGTTAATGCTGGTCTTCACGGAGTTAttcccagaccattttactcctgtagCTCCGCGTTCTCCTCCTTCGGAATTTACCCTTGGTAAAGCAGCAAGACCAATCTTGTTCACGAAAAtggttctctctcgctcctctaagagagcgttaaaaTTGATGGGATTGTGGATGGATTCGAAGAAAGCTCTTTACAAGACGTGTTTCGCTTTTCCTCCTGCCAGACTAGCCTCCAAGTCGagtgtttggtatgagacaggagagGTCTTAGGcatgggagttcctgcctctgcccagggagatttctcgagccttGTGGACTCTTCTCGTCGACTAGCTATAAGGAAGCCTGAGGTGTGGTGGTCTATGTCAGAGttcgaccatctcttgaaaggcatGTTCAGGGCTTTCGAGGTGTTTAATTTTCTGGACTGATCTTTGGGAGCCTTGGGGAGAAAAGTGTCAGAAATGAAGGGCACTGACACTAGTAACCTCATTCAACTTATGTCATGTATGGACAAGGCAGTTAGAGACGGTTCAAACGAATTGGCTGCCCTGTTCACAGCAGGAGTTGTGAAGaatggtgataggtgatgatgtcttgtgGATGATGACAGATGATTGCAGGGATGGAGGAGTAAAATCCTGAGTCGTAGATTGCACttattccatacagcaaggggttatgaacagtggtgctctgcaaggcgtacagctcgtgccaagagaagcaagaagacaCTCTATGCGtatgcacggagtgctgacagcgcgactcatgcgcatgcgtttgtaacggacagaatttaCGAATTGTAAAGGGTGGATATATGAAAGGTAATACATACAATAATCTACACCTCCCCTCTCCTTTTGCGTTCAAATAGGTATCTTGAACGTACTAAGCAAGTTACATACAGTGAACTGAGTAAATAATAGCGTGCAAAGCAAATaacataaaatgtatcaaatataaaattatgcagCCAGTTGAGTAAATGGCACAAGGGCCTTTTACACTATGTAGGCCTGTTTAATCTTGGAGACCTGCGGGAAGTTGTGGAGGGAATTGATGACTTTTCAATGTCAGAGCTAGGGATCACAGGGAGATCAGAGTTGGGAACTTGATTGGGACTGGGCACTGGATACAAGAAGCGACGGTTCCGACGTAGCACTCCACCACTAGGGAGGCGAATTTCATACTCGCGTGATCTCGTACCACCCATGATAATCCCGATCTTGTCCCACCTATGGGATGTTGGGTCCTGGAGACGGACATGTTGGCCCACATTCAGTCTGGGCAGGGGACGGGCGTGGGCGTCGTAGTTGAGTTTCACTTGAGCTCGTTGGTCACAATCAAGGGTcttttcttgccaacattccatgaatgactgaggatgggcgggcacacacgtacggagagggtgaccatacaggatctgggcaggagAGCGACCAGAGTGGTTAGGCATGTTTCGTAACTCAAGGAGGCCACGATCAAAAGCCTCACAGTCAGTGTTTCCTGAAGGGGCCGTTTTGAGGATCAAGTGCTTGACAGCTTTGACTGCAGCCTCGGCATGTCCATTAGACTTTGGGTAGTGTGGCGATGAAGTTATGGGGTGTACACCCCAATGCTCTGCGAAGTCAGCAAACTCTCTGCTGGTAAACTGGGGTCCTCCATCAGTGCGTAGGCGCAGGGGAACACCTACCTCTCTGAAATAGTGGCAAAAGTGCCGTATGGTTGAGAAGGCAGTGGTGTCGCCCTTGCAATGGACGACCACAGGCCAGCCGGAGAGGCGGTCAGCGACAACAAGGAAGGACTTCCCCGCTACCTGGAAGAAATCCGCTGATACTGACTCGAAGGGCCTCGATAGGTGGTCATCGTTGTGaagaggttcctgctgttggcttgggcgTAGGACTTGGCAGGGCTCACAGGCGGCAACGGTGTTAGCAATGTCAGAGTCTATCCCAGGCTAGAAGACAGTTTGTCGAGCTCGACGTTTAGTGGCTTCAACACCTCGGTGGCTGTCGCGGAGTCTGGCAAGTGTGTGGTGACGTAGAGCAGCAGGAACTATTATTCTGGCACCGCAGAGCACGAGGGTGCCGTCAGTAGAAAGGGCTTCTCGTAGCTTCCAATACGGTAGCAAAGAAGCCTGCAGGTCGTACCGATTCGTAGGAAATCCGGACACAATGCAATCATGAAGGCGGACGTAGTAAGGGTCGGCCTGCACTGCTGTTGACATGTCCTGTAGAGTTCGGTTGGCATTGACGATTGTGGCAACCTCTTCCTGGGAGGCTATTACAATGTTGATGACAGACCTGACGTGTGACGTTACTTGAGCGCAGCCAATCATATCCTCAGACGTTGGGTAGCTGACAGGTGCGCGCTAGAGTGCATCTGGAATGCATAAAGACTTGCCAGCACGCCACATTGCAGTAAACTGGTATTGTGACATACGTTCCTTCATTCGCTGGAGCCGTGGGTTTTCGATCATGTCCTGCGTGTAGCTGTTGATAATGGGCACTAGTGGACGATGGTCTGTTTGCAGAGTGAAGGATGGCAGTCCTTGGAGGTACAAACGGCACTTTGTGAGAGCCCAAGACACAGCAAGCATCTCCAACTCGATTGTCGCAAACCTCGTCTCGGCGTCTGCGAGAAAACGGGATCCACACTGGACTACTCGGAGACGTCCGGAACCATGGTCCTGGAGGAGAGCGTAGCCTATTCTGTAGAGACGAGATGCATCAGTCTGGAGAATGGTTGGCAAAGTTTGGTCAAAAGACGCTAGAACTGGAGGGCTTGAAAGCgcttgcttcacacgtttgaaggcCTTGTCGTGGTCCGGTGTCCAAATAAAAGAGCGCTTAGGGCTCATGAGTGGGTGTAGGGGCTGTTCAGTCAGGGCGATATCTGGAGTGAACTCTGCCAGTTGGTTAACTAACCCCATGAAGGAACGTAGGTCCGTCAAGTTAGAAGGTGTGGGGAAGTCTTGCAGAGCTTTAACTCGTCCTGGATCGGCAGCTATTCCTTCTTCAGAAAGGGTGAATCCACAGAAATTTACTCGGGTCTCCGCTACTACGAACTTATCTCTGTTGAGAGTGATGCCGTTTTTGCAACAGCGAGTGAGTAATTCGTGGATCCTGTGGTACTGTGCCAGTAAGTCGTCGTCAAAGATAAGAATGTCATCGacaaccttgacacatttcttcataccctggagagcaAGGTCCCCGCGGTAACAGTAGGCGTCGCCGGTGGCAGCGAAGCCCATAGGTCCTCGGCAATGCTGGAAGCGTCCATAAGGAGTAATGAAAGTGGTGAGATGACGGTCCTCCTCTGCTAGCTCCATCTGCCAGTAACCGTGTAGAGCGTCCgcagtggtgaagaatttggcTGTGGGATCGACGGTACGGACAGCAGCTATGGGTGTGGGCGAAGGGTGGGCTGGTCTGGAGACTTGGAGTGTTCAGCTtggtgagatccactgtgatgCGAACTCCCTTTGCCTTTGGAAGGACAACTAGAGGGTGGCACCATTCCGAAGGCTCGTCTCCACAAGGCTTAATGATACCCTGCTGGACCATGGAATCTAGTTCTATCTTGACAGGTTCGCGGAAAGCATAGGGGATCTGCCGTGGGGTGTGAATGGCGAATGGAACAGCGTCCTCTTTAAGGTGGATTTTCAGTGGAGGTCCTGCCATCGACCTCAGTGgagctgctttaaggtcctccttagacacAAGCACATCAGGGAAGGTTCTAAGGAAATATTCTCGGGCCTCAGCTGGAGTCGAGTTGGCATGGAGGGGTAGCTCCTTACATCGGTTCACGTGGACGACCTGTATGATGGGCTGTGGAAAGTCTGGCGGTATGATGGCCAACTCCTTGTAGTGTGCATAAGACAGGAGCGGCATCTGGATACCTTCATGGACTTGGATCATGGCATGACAGGATCGGTTGGCCAAAGACAGAGTGGCCTTAAGGGTACCTAAAGCTGGTGTCATCTGTGATCCATCTGCTGTGAGTGTCACTGAGGTAGCAGAATGTTGTAGCTCATTCCTGGTGATTTGAAGCAGTTCCAAGGGCTGAGGACCCATCACTGATACGTCAGCTCCTGTGTCTGGCAGCATCATAATCTTGGATGTCTCACCATTGTAGGTGAGGTTGAGGGATACGGGTACCGGTGAAGGGCAAGTTGTTGTGGAAAGGGCCTCAACCTTGCAACAATTTGAAGGCCTGCTGGAGGGGGGGTGTGGCTTTGGGTGGGCCGCCCTGCTTGGCATTCATCTGCTGTCGGCAACATCTGTCGTAGTGACCCACTCGGCCACAGTGTCTACACGTGGCCTTGTTGGCAGGACACTTTGAAGTCTTCTTCCAGTGTCCCTTGCCGGCACAGTTTCCACATATGCTATCGGCAGCTGGACACTTTTCTGCAGAGCCGTGCTTCTTTgtgcaggaaaggcaagaagtgtcCGTGTTACAGTTTGGGAAAGAAGTAGCACCTTTGCTGCCAtgtcctttgtttttttttgtaagtgGAGACCGCACACAATTTAGAAGGAGGGGCATGTATAGCGGTGGTGGCTGTTCTTGTGGCCTCATAGGAGCGACATTCATTGACCATGGTGGCCAATGAAGCTGAGGTGTCCAGGGCAATAAGTTTTTGTGTGAGCTCCTCGTCtctgactcccatgatgatgatcatctttaGCTGAGTTTCCTCACAAACTGCACACTGGCCAGGACAGACGTCGATTTTCTCTGCTACGTGCTTCAGTCTGACGTAGAACTCGCTGAAGCTTTCCCCTTCTCTCTGTTTGCAGAAAAGCAGGTCCCTGCGACATAAAGCTTCATTTCGCAGGTTCTTGGTGTGTTCCTGGAGAACATTTAAGACTTCCCCCACACTCCGATCTGTGTCTGGTGGCACGTTGAGTGTGTGTTTCAGTATTCTTTGAGTCTCCAGGCTGAGGCACATACGAAGTTGTATTAGCTGCTTCCTGGTAGGTAAAGTCCCTAGGTCCACCATCACACTGTAGTCATCACAGCGTCTACGCCATTCCCTAAACACTTGGTATGTGGCATCGGGACGTAAGGGCGGTGGGGTCTGGGCAATGGCTTTCTTTGGGAGTGGGTGCTGGGAACTTGAAGGCACTGAGGATTGAGTAGGAAGTTGTTGCGAGTCCGGTGGTGTTGCTTGCTGGTGGGTAGGGTtgaccatgagtagctgcaacagggcggtgaaacgctgggcttcctcctctcttcttaggttgtCCTCTTGGCGGCGTAGTTCTTCCTTGTGGCGACGTTGATCCTCCTCTCTCCGACGTGTAGCCAACTCGGCCTGTCGAGACTCCTCCAGGTACTTGATAAGGATCCTTAACTCCCCACCTGTAGCTGTTGAAGGCGGtatagtcaggtgtggtgagagTAAAGGCGGGGTTTCCATCGTTGAGAAGCCTGGTGGAGTTCGACGGTCTGTTGGTGAGCCTGGGTGTGAAGGCAACTGGCGGTCTTCATTGTCCTGGTCATGTTGCATATCCCCAGACTTGTCTTGATATGAGGTAGTCGACATTACTAAACGTTTTAAGCTGTCATTCACAGtttaaatgaaaagatgaaaagataaaagagactctacagtttttatttttaaaaaaccaCTGTAAATAGAGTGGTAAATGGCAACAGGGGAGGAGCATGGGAGGGCTCCTGGGTGGTGGGAAGGAGCGGCAGGTAGGCTGGGCAGCGGCCACTGGCACTCTGGCAGTGCGTTTCCGGTGATGAAAGAGGGTGGATGCAGCTCGATTTCCTGTGATGAGTAGGTGTAAAAAGGGTTCTTATATGGGCATGAAGAAGGGCACAACACACAAGAGAAATATTACCCACTAACATAAATCACTAATACCACACTGCACTGGCACTGCATGAACGGTTCGCAAACAAAGCACAGACACTAAAATCCACATGTAGTCTAGGGGAAATGGGCAATGGCGGCTCGATGCAGATGCTGGATTCCGGTGTTCCCTTAAAATGCTGAATGGATTAGTCACTGCGccatggtgataggtgatgatgtcttgtggatgaagacagatgattgcagggatggagaagtaaaatcctgagtcgtagattgcatttattccatacagcaaggggttatgaacagtggtgctctgcaagacgtacagctcgtgccaagagaagcaagaagactctCTATGCGCATGCATGGAGTGCTGACAGCACGACTCATGCGCAAGCGTTTGTAACGGgcagattttcaatattaaacttacccgataatcatgtagctgtcaactccgttgcccgacagaattctaaggagggatacgccagctatcacaatactagaagggggtgtacttaccagcgccacctgtggccaggtactcgagtacttcttgttgacacctcctcaattattcctctgtcgtgcttccggcaagacgttctgggatacgcttatggtcttcgagtttattcacggctatttggtgaagtattctctcagattaacggctgtcgctttactggaaaccttcttatattagctagatagcttttatatagtcctgattaacggtcaacgattttttgcttgtttttggaacctTTGGCTAACTCTTGAattcaaaatgtctgacatttcgcaagccccctcccatagacgatgtaggtcttgcaataggcgtattccgaaggcctcggtagatcctcacaccgcttgttctgactgtagggacaggccctgtcagttagaaaatcgatgtgaggaatgcgccggactttcggaattggaatttgtccgtcttttgaagtattctactaagttagagagaggtagagttaggaggagttcttctcactcttcattgttttcctcacctcatgaccCCCTACctgttcctacccctgtagtggctacccccgaacctactgtgtgccctccgcctgatatgtcagtggttttgcgtgctattcaggctttaggcaataaagtagagtcagtggtaagtgac contains:
- the LOC137637727 gene encoding uncharacterized protein, yielding MIGCAQVTSHVRSVINIVIASQEEVATIVNANRTLQDMSTAVQADPYYVRLHDCIVSGFPTNREVGVPLRLRTDGGPQFTSREFADFAEHWGVHPITSSPHYPKSNGHAEAAVKAVKHLILKTAPSGNTDCEAFDRGLLELRNMPNHSGRSPAQILYGHPLRTCVPAHPQSFMECWQEKTLDCDQRAQVKLNYDAHARPLPRLNVGQHVRLQDPTSHRWDKIGIIMGGTRSREYEIRLPSGGVLRRNRRFLYPVPSPNQVPNSDLPVIPSSDIEKSSIPSTTSRRSPRLNRPT